The following are from one region of the Sandaracinus amylolyticus genome:
- a CDS encoding tetratricopeptide repeat protein: MVRPTIARVIRALCVIAMLVGCGGAPSGAGETTTTARTELPPVDPAALREFQAGVRAMQEGGRPAMRRARERFEAAIAIDPNLWEAHYDLGVIQRDAGELREAAASFEAARAIQPASGEVLAALAETRYALGERDAAADLLRAYVAQHPESIPVRVALATVLRERGDHDGALAQAREVLVRDPRNVRALAEIGRIYRAREQYDVAELVVRKAVEIQDAADLHNDLGLIQLARGDTQAAFEEFQRAIALDARFAPAHLNQGAVLLRAGDYAGAATEYRAVLAADPEHLDARVALGAALRAQGEHAQARREYERVLESAPNHAGATFNLAVLLADFLDERPRARELFVRFLEIAPSGGEYRATAQRYVDEIPAPAPAAPPRAAGAAR; the protein is encoded by the coding sequence ATGGTGCGGCCCACGATCGCGCGCGTGATCCGCGCGCTCTGTGTGATCGCGATGCTCGTCGGGTGCGGCGGCGCGCCCTCGGGCGCCGGCGAGACGACCACCACCGCGCGCACGGAGCTTCCACCGGTCGATCCCGCTGCGCTCCGCGAGTTCCAGGCGGGCGTGCGCGCGATGCAGGAAGGCGGTCGTCCCGCGATGCGGCGCGCGCGCGAGCGCTTCGAGGCGGCGATCGCGATCGATCCGAACCTGTGGGAGGCGCACTACGACCTCGGCGTGATCCAGCGCGACGCGGGCGAGCTGCGCGAGGCCGCGGCGTCGTTCGAGGCCGCGCGCGCGATCCAGCCGGCGAGCGGCGAGGTGCTCGCGGCGCTCGCGGAGACTCGCTACGCGCTCGGCGAGCGCGATGCCGCGGCGGACCTCCTGCGCGCGTACGTGGCCCAGCACCCCGAGTCGATCCCGGTGCGCGTCGCGCTCGCGACGGTGCTGCGCGAGCGAGGCGATCACGACGGCGCGCTCGCGCAGGCGCGCGAGGTGTTGGTGCGCGATCCCCGCAACGTCCGAGCGCTCGCGGAGATCGGCCGCATCTATCGAGCCCGCGAGCAGTACGACGTCGCGGAGCTCGTGGTGCGCAAGGCCGTCGAGATCCAGGACGCGGCCGACCTGCACAACGATCTCGGCCTGATCCAGCTCGCACGCGGCGACACCCAGGCGGCGTTCGAGGAGTTCCAGCGCGCGATCGCGCTCGACGCGCGCTTCGCGCCCGCGCACCTGAACCAGGGCGCGGTGCTGCTGCGCGCCGGCGACTACGCGGGCGCGGCGACCGAGTACCGCGCGGTGCTCGCCGCCGATCCCGAGCACCTCGACGCGCGCGTCGCGCTCGGTGCGGCGCTGCGCGCCCAGGGCGAGCACGCGCAGGCGCGTCGCGAGTACGAGCGCGTGCTCGAGTCGGCGCCCAACCACGCGGGGGCGACGTTCAATCTCGCGGTGCTGCTCGCCGACTTCCTCGACGAGCGACCGCGCGCGAGAGAGCTCTTCGTGCGCTTCCTCGAGATCGCGCCGTCGGGCGGCGAGTACCGCGCGACCGCGCAGCGCTACGTCGACGAGATCCCCGCGCCCGCCCCGGCGGCGCCGCCGCGCGCAGCAGGAGCGGCCCGATGA